In Aegilops tauschii subsp. strangulata cultivar AL8/78 chromosome 3, Aet v6.0, whole genome shotgun sequence, one genomic interval encodes:
- the LOC109787131 gene encoding G-type lectin S-receptor-like serine/threonine-protein kinase At1g61550 isoform X1, which translates to MEQWFTYFNCKVSFRSKLNFPQSSPPNLIPFSDPAVSMHLPSLHLFIIMLLIPWPFSSVRLCAPDSVLVPGMGLTPGKTLTSDQGSFALGFFTPSNSTKNMYVGIWFNDIPLHTVVWVANRDNPITDASSAVLGMTNNSRLVLSETNGRHILWMSNIIAGSNSSAKLLNNGNLVVLSSDGAMLWQSFENPSDTVLPGMPMRTTHKTHPPWRMISWKGPEDPSTGRFSGGNDLDTPLQFFVWDGSVPYFRATVWNGYVSSNVGLQTVSPLMYLTVNKGTYGEAYATFGLSDGSSRIIYKVDYSGKTTLWRWNTSLTDWTPAIPSSPAYRCSLYGYCGAYGYCDNTEAIPTCKCLDGFDPSNKTEWVRGNFSHGCWRKEELQCGGEDSFLTLPAMKVPDKFVRLWNKSYDDCAVECSKNCSCVAYAYANLSTSNIDGDATRCLLWTGELIDVEKGGAVGNENLYLRLTALSSKGRKSIVIKVIPAISASVLLILLLACLVWFRKFKGKHDKKGRPRRLIMGDLRFSDGLGEETHELPFISFEEIVTATNNFSMSNLLGKGGFGKVYKGDEKLLIYEYLPNKSLDTFLLNSKKKSMLHWPTRFNIIKGVARGLLYLHQDSRLMIIHRDLKTSNIFVGVLGTGVPRLACLWPTAWLHQQPCTAHLHQQTLKTLARGQASRGGRRKTSSGAASSGWLARGGEIKARGTSQGSRDVSHDDRGQAGASARSVLVSFLVLKRQAQARSPEASGKGFHIGATRPRPAGRQDGGHRGAQDGVTTSAFGRRRPPLVRITCTSCLPSKLVVVAFLPA; encoded by the exons ATGGAACAGTGGTTCACCTATTTCAACTGCAAGGTTAGTTTTCGTAGTAAACTGAATTTTCCTCAATCTTCTCCACCCAATCTTATCCCCTTCTCTGATCCTGCTGTAAGCATGCATCTGCCTTCCCTCCACTTGTTCATCATCATGCTCCTGATTCCTTGGCCCTTCAGTTCAGTGCGTCTCTGCGCACCTGACAGCGTGCTTGTCCCTGGCATGGGTCTCACTCCTGGAAAAACTCTCACCTCGGACCAAGGTTCGTTCGCCTTGGGCTTCTTTACCCCCTCAAACTCAACTAAAAATATGTATGTTGGCATATGGTTCAACGATATCCCATTGCACACCGTCGTCTGGGTTGCCAACCGCGATAATCCGATCACTGATGCTTCATCCGCGGTGCTTGGTATGACCAACAACTCCAGGCTTGTGTTGTCTGAAACCAATGGCCGCCACATACTTTGGATGTCAAACATAATTGCTGGCAGCAACTCTTCAGCCAAACTTCTCAACAACGGTAATTTGGTAGTCTTATCATCAGATGGTGCCATGTTATGGCAGAGCTTTGAAAACCCAAGCGACACCGTCCTTCCTGGCATGCCCATGCGGACGACCCACAAGACACACCCACCATGGCGGATGATCTCTTGGAAGGGCCCTGAAGACCCTTCAACAGGCAGGTTCTCTGGTGGGAACGACCTTGACACTCCCCTACAGTTCTTCGTCTGGGATGGGTCAGTGCCATACTTCCGTGCCACTGTGTGGAACGGATATGTATCCTCCAACGTGGGCCTCCAGACCGTTAGTCCACTCATGTATTTGACAGTTAACAAGGGCACCTATGGTGAGGCCTATGCAACATTTGGACTATCAGATGGCTCCTCCAGGATAATTTACAAGGTTGACTACTCCGGAAAGACCACGCTATGGAGATGGAATACCAGCTTGACAGATTGGACCCCTGCTATACCATCGTCGCCAGCTTACCGGTGTAGTCTCTATGGATACTGTGGTGCATATGGCTACTGCGACAACACAGAGGCAATTCCCACATGCAAGTGCCTTGATGGATTTGACCCTAGTAACAAAACAGAGTGGGTTAGAGGCAATTTTTCTCATGGTTGTTGGCGAAAGGAAGAACTGCAGTGTGGTGGAGAGGACAGTTTCTTGACCTTGCCAGCAATGAAGGTGCCAGACAAATTTGTACGCCTGTGGAATAAAAGCTATGATGACTGTGCAGTTGAGTGCAGCAAAAATTGCTCATGTGTAGCGTATGCTTATGCTAATCTAAGCACCAGCAACATTGATGGGGATGCAACAAGGTGCCTGCTGTGGACCGGGGAGCTGATTGACGTGGAGAAGGGTGGCGCCGTCGGCAATGAGAACCTGTATCTCCGGCTTACTGCCTTGTCAA GCAAAGGGCGAAAGAGCATCGTAATAAAAGTTATACCAGCAATTTCAGCAAGTGTATTGCTGATACTTCTATTGGCATGCCTTGTATGGTTCCGCAAGTTTAAAG GCAAACATGACAAAAAAGGAAGACCAAGGAGACTGATAATGGGGGACTTGCGCTTTAGTGATGGACTCGGAGAGGAAACTCATGAACTTCCATTTATTAGCTTTGAGGAAATAGTCACTGCAACAAACAACTTCTCCATGTCCAATTTACTCGGAAAAGGCGGCTTTGGCAAAGTTTACAAG GGTGATGAAAAGCTACTTATTTATGAGTATCTACCAAACAAAAGCCTTGACACCTTCCTTTTAA ATTCTAAAAAGAAGTCAATGCTTCACTGGCCGACACGATTCAATATAATAAAAGGAGTGGCTAGGGGGCTACTCTATCTCCATCAAGATTCaagactgatgataattcatagGGATCTGAAAACAAGCAATATTtttgtcggtgtcctgggaacgggagtccccagacttgcctgcctgtggcccacggcgtggctccaccagcagccctgtacggcccatcttcaccagcaaacactcaagaccctcgcgaggggccaagcctcgcgaggcggacgacgcaagacctcctcgggggcggcctcatcaggctggctcgcgaggggcggagagatcaaggcaaggggcacctcgcaaggttcccgtgacgtaagccatgacgaccggggccaggcgggcgccagcgcgcgcagtgtccttgtttcctttttggtgctaaagaggcaagcgcaggcgaggagtcccgaggcatcaggcaaaggttttcatatcggtgcaacaagaccaagaccagcaggacggcaggacggaggtcaccgtggagcccaagacggcgtcaccaccagtgcctttggcaggcgaagaccacctttagtcaggataacttgtactagttgtctcccttcaaaattggtcGTTGTGGCATTCCTTCCCGCCTAG
- the LOC109787131 gene encoding putative inactive G-type lectin S-receptor-like serine/threonine-protein kinase SRK isoform X2 has protein sequence MEQWFTYFNCKVSFRSKLNFPQSSPPNLIPFSDPAVSMHLPSLHLFIIMLLIPWPFSSVRLCAPDSVLVPGMGLTPGKTLTSDQGSFALGFFTPSNSTKNMYVGIWFNDIPLHTVVWVANRDNPITDASSAVLGMTNNSRLVLSETNGRHILWMSNIIAGSNSSAKLLNNGNLVVLSSDGAMLWQSFENPSDTVLPGMPMRTTHKTHPPWRMISWKGPEDPSTGRFSGGNDLDTPLQFFVWDGSVPYFRATVWNGYVSSNVGLQTVSPLMYLTVNKGTYGEAYATFGLSDGSSRIIYKVDYSGKTTLWRWNTSLTDWTPAIPSSPAYRCSLYGYCGAYGYCDNTEAIPTCKCLDGFDPSNKTEWVRGNFSHGCWRKEELQCGGEDSFLTLPAMKVPDKFVRLWNKSYDDCAVECSKNCSCVAYAYANLSTSNIDGDATRCLLWTGELIDVEKGGAVGNENLYLRLTALSSKGRKSIVIKVIPAISASVLLILLLACLVWFRKFKGKHDKKGRPRRLIMGDLRFSDGLGEETHELPFISFEEIVTATNNFSMSNLLGKGGFGKVYKILKRSQCFTGRHDSI, from the exons ATGGAACAGTGGTTCACCTATTTCAACTGCAAGGTTAGTTTTCGTAGTAAACTGAATTTTCCTCAATCTTCTCCACCCAATCTTATCCCCTTCTCTGATCCTGCTGTAAGCATGCATCTGCCTTCCCTCCACTTGTTCATCATCATGCTCCTGATTCCTTGGCCCTTCAGTTCAGTGCGTCTCTGCGCACCTGACAGCGTGCTTGTCCCTGGCATGGGTCTCACTCCTGGAAAAACTCTCACCTCGGACCAAGGTTCGTTCGCCTTGGGCTTCTTTACCCCCTCAAACTCAACTAAAAATATGTATGTTGGCATATGGTTCAACGATATCCCATTGCACACCGTCGTCTGGGTTGCCAACCGCGATAATCCGATCACTGATGCTTCATCCGCGGTGCTTGGTATGACCAACAACTCCAGGCTTGTGTTGTCTGAAACCAATGGCCGCCACATACTTTGGATGTCAAACATAATTGCTGGCAGCAACTCTTCAGCCAAACTTCTCAACAACGGTAATTTGGTAGTCTTATCATCAGATGGTGCCATGTTATGGCAGAGCTTTGAAAACCCAAGCGACACCGTCCTTCCTGGCATGCCCATGCGGACGACCCACAAGACACACCCACCATGGCGGATGATCTCTTGGAAGGGCCCTGAAGACCCTTCAACAGGCAGGTTCTCTGGTGGGAACGACCTTGACACTCCCCTACAGTTCTTCGTCTGGGATGGGTCAGTGCCATACTTCCGTGCCACTGTGTGGAACGGATATGTATCCTCCAACGTGGGCCTCCAGACCGTTAGTCCACTCATGTATTTGACAGTTAACAAGGGCACCTATGGTGAGGCCTATGCAACATTTGGACTATCAGATGGCTCCTCCAGGATAATTTACAAGGTTGACTACTCCGGAAAGACCACGCTATGGAGATGGAATACCAGCTTGACAGATTGGACCCCTGCTATACCATCGTCGCCAGCTTACCGGTGTAGTCTCTATGGATACTGTGGTGCATATGGCTACTGCGACAACACAGAGGCAATTCCCACATGCAAGTGCCTTGATGGATTTGACCCTAGTAACAAAACAGAGTGGGTTAGAGGCAATTTTTCTCATGGTTGTTGGCGAAAGGAAGAACTGCAGTGTGGTGGAGAGGACAGTTTCTTGACCTTGCCAGCAATGAAGGTGCCAGACAAATTTGTACGCCTGTGGAATAAAAGCTATGATGACTGTGCAGTTGAGTGCAGCAAAAATTGCTCATGTGTAGCGTATGCTTATGCTAATCTAAGCACCAGCAACATTGATGGGGATGCAACAAGGTGCCTGCTGTGGACCGGGGAGCTGATTGACGTGGAGAAGGGTGGCGCCGTCGGCAATGAGAACCTGTATCTCCGGCTTACTGCCTTGTCAA GCAAAGGGCGAAAGAGCATCGTAATAAAAGTTATACCAGCAATTTCAGCAAGTGTATTGCTGATACTTCTATTGGCATGCCTTGTATGGTTCCGCAAGTTTAAAG GCAAACATGACAAAAAAGGAAGACCAAGGAGACTGATAATGGGGGACTTGCGCTTTAGTGATGGACTCGGAGAGGAAACTCATGAACTTCCATTTATTAGCTTTGAGGAAATAGTCACTGCAACAAACAACTTCTCCATGTCCAATTTACTCGGAAAAGGCGGCTTTGGCAAAGTTTACAAG ATTCTAAAAAGAAGTCAATGCTTCACTGGCCGACACGATTCAATATAA
- the LOC109787128 gene encoding F-box protein At5g49610, whose product MADPPHRSLPDEITIWEILVRLPPKSLLRCRAVCRAWRSATSARRFLLAHHALQPTLPLLYGFNFVGDEVQSLDIIPFHQRAGAGQLQLRPVARLEQDSDFHHLEACCDGLLVLSFRNTSVRDWRFAVCNPATRQYAPLPMAYGSGVEYSLLGMYPHIPTGDYRLLMYRASALMHGELVPAAAQDGSYIFTLGSGQPPMHIGFLDAEVLTYTFGSLLFRGSLHWRPPGNMIMVFDTTTELFRQMRAPVVLGHAKLFQMDEMLGMSGFNDGGTTIDIWMAQDYERGVWACKYRVEFSVADLTLRFGKFDGSSWVVAVPWDGDVLLLVNFGEWLLHVDIGGKLVATFHRKGLGPANLQLKQTLVQHTFFPTLEGYVANSAPFI is encoded by the coding sequence ATGGCAGATCCTCCCCACCGCAGCCTCCCGGACGAGATCACCATCTGGGAGATCCTCGTCCGGCTGCCCCCCAAATCGCTCCTCCGCTGCCGCGCCGTCTGCCGCGCGTGGCGCAGCGCCACCTCCGCCCGCCGCTTCCTCCTCGCCCACCACGCCCTCCAGCCCACCCTCCCCCTCCTCTACGGCTTCAACTTCGTCGGCGACGAGGTCCAGTCCCTCGACATCATCCCCTTCCACCAGAGGGCAGGCGCCGGCCAGCTCCAGCTCCGGCCCGTCGCGCGGCTTGAGCAAGACTCCGACTTCCACCATCTGGAGGCCTGCTGCGACGGCCTCCTCGTCCTCTCCTTCCGCAACACCAGCGTCCGCGACTGGCGCTTCGCCGTCTGCAACCCCGCTACTCGCCAGTACGCTCCCCTCCCCATGGCTTATGGCTCCGGCGTCGAGTACTCGCTCCTGGGGATGTACCCGCACATCCCCACCGGCGACTACCGGCTGTTGATGTACCGGGCCTCAGCATTGATGCATGGTGAACTGGTACCTGCCGCCGCTCAAGACGGCTCCTACATCTTCACTTTAGGCTCCGGCCAGCCGCCGATGCACATAGGGTTCCTCGATGCGGAGGTGCTGACATATACCTTTGGATCTCTCCTGTTTCGTGGTAGCCTGCATTGGCGCCCACCAGGCAACATGATAATGGTGTTCGACACCACGACTGAGTTGTTCCGGCAGATGCGCGCTCCGGTTGTTCTTGGCCATGCTAAGTTGTTTCAGATGGATGAAATGCTTGGCATGTCCGGCTTTAATGATGGGGGGACAACCATTGATATCTGGATGGCGCAGGACTACGAGAGAGGGGTCTGGGCCTGCAAATACCGGGTAGAGTTCTCGGTTGCAGACCTCACTCTGCGGTTTGGAAAGTTTGACGGAAGTTCTTGGGTGGTAGCCGTGCCTTGGGATGGTGACGTGCTCCTACTGGTCAATTTTGGTGAGTGGCTACTTCATGTTGACATTGGTGGCAAGTTGGTTGCTACTTTCCATCGCAAAGGCCTCGGTCCTGCAAATCTTCAGCTCAAGCAAACTCTTGTTCAACATACCTTCTTTCCAACACTTGAGGGTTATGTTGCCAACTCTGCGCCTTTCATCTGA